The following coding sequences lie in one Oscillatoria salina IIICB1 genomic window:
- a CDS encoding Fe2+-dependent dioxygenase, with amino-acid sequence MIFAIPEVLTSDELKLLQTRLADAEFIDGKLTAGWHAKLVKNNQQVKSGTSEFQEFKSVVEKALQRNPLFQAAVRPRYVHSLLFTRYNTGMSYGRHTDNALMGQALRRSDVSFTLFLNSPGEYEGGELVIESADDEKAYKLPAGFAIAYPASTLHRVEPVTTGNRLVAVGWVQSLIRDPGDREILFDLDTARRAMFAKEGKSPEFDLISKSIANLLRKWAE; translated from the coding sequence ATGATTTTTGCAATCCCAGAAGTGCTGACATCCGATGAATTAAAATTGCTTCAAACTCGACTAGCTGACGCGGAATTTATTGATGGTAAATTAACCGCAGGTTGGCACGCGAAATTAGTTAAAAATAATCAACAAGTTAAGTCGGGAACGTCTGAGTTTCAAGAATTTAAATCAGTAGTAGAAAAGGCTTTGCAACGTAATCCTTTGTTTCAAGCTGCGGTACGTCCTCGCTACGTTCACTCGCTTTTGTTTACTCGTTATAACACGGGAATGTCTTATGGTAGACATACAGATAATGCTTTGATGGGACAAGCTTTGCGACGTTCGGATGTGTCTTTTACGTTATTTTTGAATTCACCTGGGGAGTATGAGGGAGGAGAGTTAGTAATCGAAAGTGCAGATGATGAGAAAGCTTATAAATTACCAGCAGGTTTTGCGATCGCCTATCCTGCTTCTACTTTACATCGGGTTGAGCCTGTCACCACAGGAAACCGTTTGGTTGCAGTGGGTTGGGTGCAAAGTTTGATTCGAGATCCCGGCGATCGCGAAATTCTCTTCGATCTCGATACTGCCCGACGTGCTATGTTTGCAAAGGAGGGCAAATCTCCGGAATTTGACTTGATTTCCAAAAGTATTGCTAATCTCCTCCGCAAATGGGCAGAATGA